A stretch of Caenibius tardaugens NBRC 16725 DNA encodes these proteins:
- a CDS encoding CaiB/BaiF CoA transferase family protein, with protein sequence MEASGPLQGVRLIEMDAIGPVPLCGMILADLGADVVRIARPSGQAAYDDLGEAVVHRGRRTVSLNLKDPEGRAAFFSLVEQADGLMEGMRPGVMERLGLGPDACLTRNPRFVYGRATGWGQTGPLAHTAGHDINYIAMTGALHAIAQKDQLPTVPLNLVGDYAGGTMFLALGMVSAILSARSTGQGQVVDAAIVDGVANLMALFHAYLATGSWVDRPAANFLDGAAPYYRCYACADGGQVAIGPLEPQFFARLLEGLDIPADRFVQSDQSQWPAMEHAFATAFAAKPRSHWEQVFAGTDACVSPVLSMHEAMVHPANTARGVFVARDGVMQAAPAPRFSITPGAIRESEMITAEALLAEWSAN encoded by the coding sequence ATGGAAGCCAGTGGTCCGCTGCAAGGCGTACGGTTGATCGAAATGGATGCCATCGGCCCGGTGCCGTTGTGCGGCATGATTCTGGCAGATCTCGGCGCCGATGTTGTACGCATAGCCCGGCCTTCGGGTCAGGCGGCTTATGACGATCTTGGCGAAGCCGTCGTGCATCGCGGCAGGCGCACCGTTTCACTCAATCTGAAAGATCCGGAAGGGCGCGCTGCGTTCTTTTCTCTGGTGGAGCAGGCCGACGGTTTGATGGAAGGGATGCGCCCAGGTGTGATGGAACGGCTTGGCCTGGGACCGGATGCTTGCCTCACGCGCAATCCCCGTTTCGTTTATGGGCGGGCGACGGGCTGGGGGCAGACCGGGCCGCTGGCGCATACCGCCGGGCATGACATCAACTATATTGCCATGACAGGCGCGTTGCACGCGATCGCCCAGAAGGATCAGTTGCCGACTGTGCCGCTCAATCTCGTGGGCGATTATGCGGGCGGGACCATGTTTCTGGCCCTGGGGATGGTTTCGGCCATTCTTTCCGCACGCAGCACCGGGCAGGGGCAAGTAGTGGATGCGGCGATTGTCGATGGCGTTGCCAATCTTATGGCGCTGTTTCACGCCTATCTCGCCACGGGTAGCTGGGTGGATCGGCCGGCCGCCAATTTCCTCGATGGCGCGGCGCCCTATTACCGCTGCTATGCTTGTGCGGATGGCGGGCAGGTCGCGATCGGGCCGCTGGAACCGCAATTCTTTGCGCGCTTGCTGGAGGGGCTGGACATTCCCGCAGATCGGTTCGTGCAGAGCGATCAGTCGCAATGGCCTGCTATGGAACACGCGTTCGCGACGGCCTTTGCGGCGAAGCCGCGCAGCCATTGGGAACAGGTTTTTGCAGGCACCGATGCCTGCGTTTCGCCAGTGCTGTCCATGCATGAGGCGATGGTCCACCCGGCCAATACGGCGCGTGGTGTGTTCGTTGCGCGCGATGGCGTGATGCAGGCCGCGCCGGCGCCCCGGTTTTCGATCACCCCCGGCGCCATTCGCGAAAGCGAAATGATCACTGCCGAAGCGTTGTTGGCCGAATGGTCCGCGAATTGA
- the wrbA gene encoding NAD(P)H:quinone oxidoreductase has translation MANILVVFYSRDGATEALANAIAEGAAATGATVRLRRARELVSDEVMALAPGWAENAARMNALYEAPTVEDAQWADAIIIGSPSRFGLVSSEAKAWLDSLGGLWARGKLAGKVGSAFCSSGSAHGGNEMTSFTLTVPMAHFGMIIVPPGFADPAMFAAGTPYGASAITQNQPGYQLSQEERAAARFQGQRVAQVAQKLTSA, from the coding sequence ATGGCGAATATTCTTGTTGTTTTCTACTCACGCGATGGTGCGACAGAGGCCTTGGCAAACGCCATTGCCGAAGGCGCGGCGGCTACAGGGGCGACCGTGCGCCTGCGCCGCGCGCGTGAACTGGTCAGCGATGAGGTGATGGCGCTGGCACCCGGCTGGGCCGAAAATGCCGCGCGGATGAATGCCCTGTACGAAGCGCCCACTGTCGAGGATGCGCAGTGGGCTGATGCGATCATTATCGGGTCGCCATCGCGCTTCGGTCTGGTCAGTTCGGAAGCGAAAGCGTGGCTCGACAGCCTTGGTGGATTGTGGGCGCGGGGCAAATTGGCTGGAAAGGTCGGATCGGCGTTCTGTTCATCGGGGTCTGCCCATGGGGGCAATGAGATGACCAGCTTCACATTGACAGTGCCCATGGCGCATTTCGGCATGATCATCGTGCCGCCCGGATTTGCCGATCCGGCGATGTTCGCGGCCGGCACGCCCTATGGCGCCAGTGCGATTACACAGAACCAGCCGGGCTATCAGTTGTCGCAGGAAGAACGCGCCGCCGCACGCTTTCAGGGGCAGCGGGTGGCGCAAGTGGCGCAAAAGCTCACGTCTGCCTGA
- a CDS encoding acyl-CoA dehydrogenase family protein has protein sequence MDFDLPTDLVAYLGELDAFIENEIRPLELADDNIRFFDHRREYARTDFEAGGLPRHEWEALLHQAQERANRAGHFRFSAPKKYGGKEGSNLWMAVIRDHLTRKGLGLHNDLQNEHSIVGNFPFVLMFEAFGTDAQKDEFIPGGFDRSRIVAFGLTEPDHGSDATHMETVAVRETRDGVDGWRIDGSKMWITNMHVASHCACFARTSGKAGDAAGITCFLVPTGTPGMTVDEYLWTFNMPTDHPRMTFANCWVPDSAILGPVDGGLAIAQSFVHQNRIRQAASSLGAATYCVEESVKYARARKPFGQELARNQGIQFPLVELATQIEMLRLMIYKTAWQMDRMEHKTVERELSDKISMCNYWANRLVCQAADRAMQVHGGIGYSRHKPFEHIYRHHRRYRITEGSEEIQMRKVGAYLFGYTGPNKGKFA, from the coding sequence ATGGATTTTGACCTGCCAACGGATCTTGTCGCTTATCTGGGCGAACTCGACGCCTTTATTGAAAACGAAATTCGCCCGCTCGAACTGGCCGACGACAACATTCGTTTCTTCGATCACCGCAGGGAATATGCGCGGACCGATTTCGAAGCAGGCGGCCTTCCGCGGCACGAATGGGAAGCGCTGCTGCATCAGGCCCAGGAACGCGCCAACCGCGCCGGGCATTTCCGCTTCTCAGCTCCCAAGAAATATGGCGGCAAGGAGGGCTCCAACCTGTGGATGGCCGTCATCCGCGACCATTTGACGCGCAAGGGGCTTGGCCTGCACAACGATTTGCAGAACGAACATTCGATTGTCGGCAATTTCCCGTTCGTGCTGATGTTCGAGGCATTCGGGACTGATGCCCAGAAAGACGAATTCATTCCCGGCGGGTTCGACCGCAGCCGCATTGTCGCGTTCGGCCTGACCGAGCCCGACCACGGATCGGACGCGACCCATATGGAAACGGTCGCCGTGCGTGAAACACGTGACGGCGTGGATGGCTGGCGCATCGACGGCAGCAAGATGTGGATCACCAACATGCATGTTGCCAGCCACTGCGCCTGCTTCGCACGCACCAGCGGCAAAGCCGGCGATGCCGCGGGCATCACCTGTTTCCTGGTACCGACGGGCACCCCGGGCATGACCGTCGACGAGTATCTGTGGACCTTCAATATGCCCACCGATCACCCGCGCATGACCTTCGCCAATTGCTGGGTACCCGATAGCGCCATTCTCGGGCCGGTTGATGGCGGGCTCGCCATTGCGCAGAGCTTCGTTCATCAGAACCGCATCCGGCAGGCAGCCTCGTCACTGGGCGCGGCGACCTATTGTGTCGAGGAAAGCGTCAAGTACGCACGCGCCCGCAAACCCTTCGGGCAGGAACTGGCGCGCAATCAGGGCATTCAGTTCCCCCTCGTGGAACTGGCCACCCAGATCGAAATGCTGCGTCTGATGATCTACAAGACGGCATGGCAAATGGACCGGATGGAGCACAAGACGGTCGAGCGCGAGTTGTCGGACAAGATTTCCATGTGCAACTACTGGGCGAACCGACTGGTCTGCCAGGCCGCTGACCGGGCGATGCAGGTTCACGGCGGGATCGGTTACTCCCGGCACAAGCCCTTCGAACACATTTATCGCCATCACCGCCGCTACCGCATCACCGAAGGATCGGAAGAGATTCAGATGCGCAAGGTCGGGGCCTATCTGTTCGGCTATACCGGACCGAACAAGGGGAAATTCGCCTGA
- a CDS encoding SDR family NAD(P)-dependent oxidoreductase has product MNGRNVLLTGASSGVGRHLARLLGAKGANVICCARRQAELDSLVVEIEAAGGQALAQVCDVTDAASVAAAFDAAEERFGLVDSTIVNAGITNAMPAIRMSVESFDQLMAINLRGAFLTAREAGARLIAAGEGGLTRPRRVVFIASTAGRKPERGAAAYGASKAGMIMMAKTLALEWARHEINVNAVLPGFMPTDIIADYLDSEAGQKQIAGWPRKRTMPVEDLDAAMLFLLSAGSRSVSGIELVVDDTQSLA; this is encoded by the coding sequence ATGAATGGCCGCAATGTGTTGCTTACAGGGGCATCCTCCGGAGTCGGACGCCATCTCGCGCGCTTGCTGGGTGCGAAGGGCGCGAATGTCATCTGTTGCGCCCGCAGGCAGGCGGAACTCGATAGCCTGGTTGTAGAAATAGAAGCCGCTGGCGGGCAGGCGCTCGCGCAAGTGTGCGATGTCACGGATGCCGCGTCGGTGGCGGCTGCGTTCGATGCCGCCGAAGAACGCTTCGGGCTGGTGGATTCGACGATTGTCAACGCAGGCATCACCAATGCGATGCCTGCCATCAGAATGTCGGTCGAGTCGTTCGATCAGCTGATGGCGATCAATCTGCGCGGTGCGTTTCTTACCGCACGCGAAGCCGGTGCGCGGTTGATTGCTGCGGGTGAGGGCGGCCTTACCCGACCGCGCCGTGTGGTGTTCATCGCCTCGACTGCCGGGCGCAAGCCCGAGCGTGGCGCGGCGGCTTATGGTGCGAGCAAGGCGGGCATGATCATGATGGCCAAGACGCTCGCGCTGGAATGGGCGCGCCATGAGATCAACGTCAACGCGGTTCTGCCCGGCTTCATGCCGACAGATATCATTGCCGATTATCTCGATAGCGAAGCGGGTCAGAAGCAGATCGCGGGCTGGCCGCGCAAGCGGACCATGCCGGTCGAAGATCTCGATGCGGCGATGCTGTTCCTGCTTTCGGCAGGCTCGCGCTCGGTATCGGGCATCGAACTCGTTGTCGACGATACGCAATCACTGGCCTGA
- a CDS encoding alpha/beta fold hydrolase, with the protein MSDRYERIPYLVVFDEQSAFKDTYAGEIGKVVIEAHLLKPETPSDAVVVFSHPIGGGAWLPMMAALAKQGVHTIYCNTRYRGNDTALIMERAVMDLGACIRDARERLGYKKVYLGGWSGGGGLSLFYQAEAQDPRVTHTPAGDPYDLTAAKFEPVDGVMLIAAHLSRNLTLTEWLDPSVTDEANPFVRDASLNLYAPDGPQAPYSAEFLTRYRAAQIARNRRITAWVKDELATLKAAGLEHHERCFTVQGTMADPRFLDATLDPSDRPPNWCMLGVPSVVNDGPVGLARFSTLRSWLSQWSYDDSNADGLKCAARITSPMLVVENSADDACTPDHAARLMAAAVNCPIDHHVIKGANHYYFGQPAQAKEAATLIRQWVEAQG; encoded by the coding sequence ATGAGCGATCGTTACGAACGCATTCCCTATCTTGTGGTGTTCGACGAACAGAGCGCATTCAAGGACACTTACGCCGGCGAAATCGGCAAGGTGGTTATCGAAGCGCATCTGCTGAAGCCCGAAACGCCTTCGGATGCGGTGGTGGTGTTTTCGCATCCCATCGGCGGCGGTGCGTGGCTGCCGATGATGGCCGCGCTGGCCAAGCAGGGTGTGCACACGATCTATTGCAACACCCGCTATCGCGGCAACGACACCGCGCTGATCATGGAACGCGCGGTTATGGATCTGGGTGCCTGTATCCGCGATGCGCGCGAACGGCTGGGCTACAAGAAGGTCTATCTCGGTGGCTGGTCGGGCGGGGGCGGCCTGTCCTTGTTCTATCAGGCAGAAGCGCAGGACCCGCGCGTTACGCATACACCGGCGGGCGATCCCTACGATCTGACGGCTGCGAAGTTCGAACCCGTCGATGGTGTCATGCTGATCGCCGCGCATTTGTCACGCAATCTGACATTGACCGAATGGCTGGACCCGTCGGTGACGGACGAGGCCAATCCCTTCGTGCGGGATGCCTCGCTCAATCTCTATGCCCCCGACGGCCCGCAAGCGCCCTATTCGGCCGAATTCCTGACCCGCTATCGGGCGGCGCAGATCGCGCGCAACCGGCGCATTACGGCATGGGTGAAGGATGAACTGGCCACTTTGAAAGCGGCCGGGCTGGAGCATCACGAACGGTGCTTCACCGTGCAGGGCACCATGGCCGATCCGCGTTTCCTTGATGCCACGCTCGATCCCAGCGATCGTCCGCCGAACTGGTGCATGCTGGGTGTGCCCTCTGTCGTGAATGACGGGCCGGTGGGGCTCGCGCGGTTCAGCACGCTGCGTTCGTGGCTGTCGCAATGGTCCTATGACGATTCCAATGCCGATGGGCTGAAATGCGCCGCGCGCATTACATCCCCGATGCTGGTGGTGGAAAACAGCGCCGACGATGCCTGCACCCCTGATCATGCGGCGCGCCTGATGGCGGCGGCGGTGAACTGCCCGATTGATCATCATGTCATCAAGGGCGCGAACCATTACTACTTCGGTCAGCCAGCACAGGCCAAGGAAGCGGCGACGCTGATCCGTCAGTGGGTTGAAGCGCAGGGATGA
- a CDS encoding phosphotransferase family protein, with the protein MTQGAPDIPAFAHAIGEAAALAGCTGARAENIKRLSGGASKESWAFDLVAPDGAVTPMVLRRQPAEMRFSFTGVESLAAEAALLRAAAAGGVPVPQVFFELPEGSSAGEGYAMARIAGETVGSRILKSPELAEARKGLAYQCGEVLARIHAVPVDDLNGLPSSMPDAELAALEARHRATGQDRPVFDFAFRWLAENLPQQAPRTLVHGDFRNGNLMIGADGIRAVLDWELAHVGSPVSDLGWLCVTSWRFQCPENPVGGFGSREDLLSGYYAAGGAPVDLAHLHAWEVFQTLFWGVMCAEVGTTFMGGVRSVEGGMIARRASETEFDLLRLLLPDHEAWNAG; encoded by the coding sequence ATGACACAGGGCGCGCCTGATATTCCCGCGTTCGCGCATGCCATCGGCGAAGCTGCGGCTCTCGCCGGCTGTACAGGCGCGCGCGCGGAGAACATCAAACGCCTGTCGGGCGGGGCCAGCAAGGAAAGCTGGGCTTTCGATCTGGTGGCGCCTGACGGGGCGGTGACGCCGATGGTGCTGCGGCGCCAGCCTGCAGAAATGCGGTTCTCCTTCACAGGCGTGGAAAGTCTCGCTGCCGAAGCCGCGCTCTTGCGTGCAGCGGCGGCAGGCGGGGTACCGGTCCCGCAGGTATTCTTCGAGCTTCCGGAAGGGTCGTCTGCGGGCGAAGGCTATGCGATGGCCCGTATCGCGGGTGAAACGGTTGGCAGCCGTATTCTCAAATCGCCCGAATTGGCAGAAGCGCGCAAAGGGCTGGCCTATCAGTGCGGCGAAGTGCTGGCGCGTATTCACGCGGTGCCGGTAGACGATCTGAACGGGCTACCATCGTCCATGCCGGATGCGGAACTGGCCGCATTGGAGGCGCGCCATCGCGCCACGGGGCAAGATCGTCCGGTGTTCGATTTCGCGTTTCGCTGGCTGGCTGAGAACCTGCCGCAGCAAGCGCCGCGCACACTGGTTCACGGAGATTTCCGTAACGGAAATCTGATGATCGGTGCCGATGGCATCCGTGCCGTGCTCGATTGGGAACTGGCGCACGTGGGATCGCCCGTGTCGGATCTCGGCTGGCTGTGCGTGACGAGCTGGCGTTTCCAGTGTCCGGAAAATCCGGTCGGTGGTTTCGGTTCGCGCGAGGACCTGCTGTCAGGCTATTATGCAGCAGGCGGCGCGCCGGTGGATCTTGCGCATCTGCACGCATGGGAAGTGTTCCAGACTTTGTTCTGGGGCGTGATGTGCGCGGAAGTCGGAACCACCTTTATGGGCGGGGTGCGCAGTGTCGAAGGTGGGATGATCGCGCGCCGCGCATCGGAAACCGAATTCGATCTTTTGCGGCTGCTTTTGCCGGATCATGAGGCCTGGAATGCAGGATAA
- a CDS encoding DUF6285 domain-containing protein, whose product MQDKPDAPTLLAEVQAELKAGIAPGFQQAVAANAIALALREQDKAAAGHAAEHARLVELLAHEGSLEALNRLLATRIREGVLDRNDSTLTRHLILTTIEKMIVDQPRYPAFRAWRASYGEQV is encoded by the coding sequence ATGCAGGATAAGCCCGACGCCCCGACGCTGCTGGCCGAAGTCCAGGCAGAGTTAAAGGCCGGGATCGCTCCCGGTTTCCAGCAGGCGGTTGCAGCCAATGCGATCGCGCTGGCGTTGCGCGAACAGGACAAGGCGGCGGCTGGTCACGCCGCCGAGCATGCCCGGCTGGTGGAGCTGCTGGCGCATGAAGGAAGCCTTGAAGCGCTGAATCGCCTGCTGGCCACCCGCATTCGCGAAGGCGTGCTGGACAGGAACGATAGCACGCTGACCCGGCACCTGATTCTGACTACGATCGAAAAGATGATCGTGGACCAGCCCCGTTACCCGGCGTTCCGGGCCTGGCGCGCAAGCTATGGAGAACAGGTATGA
- a CDS encoding hydroxymethylglutaryl-CoA lyase encodes MTSVEIVEVGPRDGLQNEKLIVATADKVELAQRAIAAGVKRLEVTSFVNPKRVPQMADAEDVVKLLGRPEGVTRIGLVLNEQGAQRAIDCGMDQLGAVALATDAFGIRNQKQTSAESVEVARRIIAMGKAAGRSAQVTISVAFGCPFAGEVDPARVVAMARQLADAGPCEIALADTIGVAVPGQVSRLIAAVRAEIGAIPVRAHFHDTRNTAIANVWAAVEAGAATIDAALGGLGGCPFAPGAAGNVATEDVIYLLDRSGVTTGIDFASLVTSSKWLGGVMGKELPSMLARAGGFPEGEDA; translated from the coding sequence ATGACGTCGGTTGAAATCGTTGAAGTGGGTCCGCGCGATGGCCTGCAAAACGAAAAACTGATCGTGGCGACGGCGGACAAGGTCGAACTGGCGCAACGCGCCATTGCCGCAGGGGTGAAGCGACTGGAAGTGACGAGCTTCGTTAATCCCAAACGCGTGCCGCAAATGGCCGATGCCGAAGATGTGGTGAAGCTGCTGGGCCGGCCCGAAGGGGTGACCCGGATTGGGCTGGTTCTCAACGAACAGGGCGCGCAGCGCGCGATAGATTGCGGGATGGACCAGTTGGGCGCCGTTGCCCTGGCAACCGACGCTTTCGGCATTCGCAACCAGAAGCAGACCAGCGCGGAATCGGTCGAGGTTGCACGGCGGATCATCGCCATGGGCAAGGCGGCCGGGCGCAGCGCACAGGTGACTATCTCGGTCGCTTTCGGCTGCCCGTTTGCGGGTGAAGTCGATCCTGCCCGCGTGGTCGCCATGGCGCGGCAACTGGCCGATGCCGGACCTTGCGAGATCGCCCTTGCCGATACGATCGGCGTGGCGGTACCGGGGCAGGTGTCGCGCTTGATCGCGGCGGTGCGCGCGGAAATCGGGGCGATCCCGGTGCGGGCGCATTTTCATGACACGCGCAACACCGCCATCGCCAATGTCTGGGCTGCCGTGGAAGCAGGCGCTGCCACGATCGATGCGGCCCTTGGCGGGCTGGGCGGCTGCCCGTTTGCACCCGGCGCAGCGGGCAACGTCGCGACCGAAGATGTGATTTATCTGCTCGACCGTTCGGGCGTGACAACAGGCATCGATTTTGCCTCGCTGGTTACCTCATCGAAATGGCTGGGCGGCGTGATGGGGAAGGAATTGCCATCAATGCTCGCGCGGGCTGGCGGCTTCCCCGAAGGGGAGGATGCGTAA
- a CDS encoding CaiB/BaiF CoA transferase family protein, whose protein sequence is MLADNTGALKGLKVVELGQLIAGPFCGQLLGDMGADVVKIEPPGAGDPMRQWGNGEHKVWWEVIGRNKRSVTANLRERDGQELARKLLADADIMIENFKPGTMEKWGLDPARLHALNPGLIIVRISGYGQTGPYAARAGFGGVAESMGGWRAIVGDPDQPPSRMGVSIGDTLTATYACMGALAALRARETTGQGQVIDAALYESVLQVMESLVAEYDVMGIVRQRSGSILPGIAPSNVYRCADGEYMIGANGDAIFARLTEAMGQPELASDPRYATHIARGENQTELDQLIERWTLTLTIDQLEALMVEYSIPAGRIFRAPDMLADPQYQAREAIVSLPNPDHGTVRMQACFPKLSETPSTIRRIAPRFPGEHNAEVYGERLGLDAAALADLAARGLI, encoded by the coding sequence ATGCTGGCGGACAATACCGGAGCCTTGAAAGGGCTCAAAGTCGTGGAACTGGGGCAACTGATTGCTGGCCCGTTCTGCGGCCAGTTGCTGGGCGATATGGGCGCCGATGTGGTCAAGATCGAGCCGCCGGGCGCCGGCGATCCGATGCGGCAATGGGGCAATGGCGAACACAAGGTGTGGTGGGAAGTCATCGGCCGCAACAAGCGGTCGGTTACCGCCAATCTGCGCGAACGTGACGGGCAGGAACTGGCGCGCAAGCTGCTGGCCGATGCCGATATCATGATCGAGAATTTCAAGCCTGGCACAATGGAGAAGTGGGGGCTCGATCCCGCGAGGCTGCATGCGCTCAATCCGGGTCTGATCATCGTGCGGATATCGGGCTATGGGCAGACCGGACCTTATGCCGCGCGCGCGGGCTTTGGCGGCGTGGCGGAATCGATGGGGGGGTGGCGCGCAATCGTGGGCGATCCCGACCAGCCGCCGAGCCGTATGGGCGTATCCATCGGCGACACGTTGACCGCGACATATGCTTGTATGGGCGCACTTGCCGCACTGCGCGCCCGCGAAACCACCGGGCAAGGGCAGGTGATTGACGCCGCGCTGTATGAATCGGTGTTGCAGGTCATGGAAAGCCTGGTTGCGGAATACGATGTGATGGGCATTGTGCGCCAGCGTTCGGGGTCGATCCTGCCGGGCATTGCGCCGTCCAATGTCTATCGCTGCGCAGATGGCGAATACATGATTGGCGCCAATGGCGATGCCATTTTCGCACGGTTGACCGAAGCGATGGGGCAGCCGGAACTGGCCAGCGATCCGCGTTATGCCACACATATCGCGCGCGGTGAAAATCAGACTGAACTGGACCAGTTGATCGAACGTTGGACGCTGACGTTGACGATCGACCAACTCGAAGCGCTGATGGTCGAATACTCCATTCCGGCCGGACGCATCTTCCGCGCACCGGATATGCTTGCCGATCCGCAGTATCAGGCGCGTGAGGCGATTGTTTCGCTACCCAATCCCGATCACGGCACGGTTCGCATGCAGGCATGCTTCCCGAAGCTGTCCGAGACCCCTTCCACCATCCGTCGTATCGCGCCGCGGTTTCCCGGTGAACACAATGCCGAAGTCTATGGCGAACGCCTGGGCCTCGACGCTGCGGCACTCGCTGACCTTGCCGCGCGCGGTTTGATCTGA
- a CDS encoding acetyl-CoA C-acetyltransferase, whose translation MQDVYIYDHVRTPRGKGRPDGALHEIPPVQLVAQTLEALQTRNGLDTALLDDVVIGCAQPVSEQGGVLARAAVISAGYAQTVAAQQVHRFCASGLEGVNNVAAQIATGMACAGVGGGVESMSRVKMGYDTGAWAADPWVAYHNYYAPQGIGADIIATLEGYSRNDVDSYAAESQRRAGIAWDEGRFARSIVPVRDAMGEVILDNDEHRRPTTTVESLASLKPAFPAAAGMGYARVAKERYPQIEELNHVHTGGNSSGIVDGAGVVLLGNADFGKAAGLTPRARIRGWATIGSEPTIMLTAPVDVAKKALKHTGMTKDDIDLWELNEAFASVVLRFMNHMDVDPARMNVNGGAIALGHPLGASGAMILGTVLDELERQNLNTAMALLCAGNGMGIATIIERV comes from the coding sequence ATGCAGGACGTTTACATTTACGATCATGTGCGCACACCGCGCGGCAAGGGCCGCCCGGATGGTGCGCTTCACGAAATTCCCCCGGTGCAGCTGGTCGCGCAGACGCTCGAAGCGTTGCAAACCCGCAACGGGCTCGACACGGCGCTGCTCGACGATGTCGTGATCGGCTGTGCGCAGCCGGTTAGCGAACAGGGCGGCGTGCTGGCGCGCGCTGCGGTGATCAGCGCGGGTTACGCGCAGACTGTGGCCGCACAACAGGTCCACCGTTTCTGTGCCTCTGGCCTGGAAGGGGTCAACAATGTCGCCGCACAGATTGCGACCGGAATGGCCTGCGCCGGCGTAGGCGGCGGCGTGGAATCCATGAGCCGCGTCAAGATGGGGTACGACACCGGGGCCTGGGCGGCCGATCCCTGGGTCGCCTATCATAACTATTACGCGCCGCAGGGGATTGGTGCAGACATCATCGCCACGCTGGAAGGTTACAGCCGCAATGATGTCGACAGCTATGCTGCCGAGAGCCAGCGCCGCGCTGGTATTGCATGGGACGAAGGTCGCTTCGCCCGGTCGATCGTGCCGGTCAGGGATGCAATGGGCGAAGTGATTCTGGACAACGACGAACATCGCCGTCCGACTACGACGGTGGAATCGTTGGCCAGCCTCAAACCGGCGTTCCCCGCTGCGGCAGGGATGGGTTACGCACGCGTGGCCAAAGAGCGGTACCCGCAGATCGAAGAACTCAATCATGTCCATACCGGCGGCAATTCGTCAGGGATTGTCGATGGTGCCGGGGTCGTATTGCTGGGTAATGCCGATTTCGGAAAAGCTGCAGGTTTGACGCCGCGCGCGCGTATCCGGGGCTGGGCCACGATCGGTTCGGAACCGACGATCATGCTCACCGCACCGGTTGATGTCGCCAAGAAGGCGTTGAAGCACACCGGAATGACCAAGGACGATATCGACCTGTGGGAATTGAACGAGGCATTCGCCAGCGTTGTGCTGCGCTTCATGAATCATATGGACGTCGATCCGGCCCGGATGAACGTCAACGGCGGCGCGATCGCGCTGGGCCATCCACTGGGCGCGAGCGGGGCCATGATCCTCGGCACCGTGCTGGATGAACTGGAACGCCAAAACCTGAACACCGCAATGGCTTTGCTGTGCGCCGGCAACGGCATGGGCATCGCCACCATTATCGAGCGAGTCTGA